Proteins from one Paenibacillus amylolyticus genomic window:
- a CDS encoding histidine kinase dimerization/phospho-acceptor domain-containing protein yields MQFSKMFVLNMGMLITIAYLASVFYKYIVIRTSSRVKQIGSVFLLIFAGWISTVLGFQLTDEVVFDLRYVPLIVAVLSYRQPYSVIIVGVGIGLSRLSFGITDATVAAVINMSILGVICAGLNIWMRRSNFSLISKGIIVILIVNVANSVGIAFLGVIPAAYFFSHIMPYTLPSGILLSLMFAFILRDFQNEQNRILLIQSTNRLLSVQKEELQKAQIVLEDRAKQLMIASQYKSEFLANMSHELRTPLNSVINFAQMISENADTMDQEDIVRFATMIDHSGQELLTLISDILDLSKVEAGRLDIVLEDISVAQLTEDAMNHFQLVAEKKGIQLHMDKKPGLPETLWSDPQRVQQILRNLMSNAIKFTHRGKVTLTVSTKQIKKAGIQTRWLVFSVEDTGIGIAEDKHHSIFEAFQQADGSISRKFGGPDLACRSVGIWQDYWEDQLNLRAWKAREAPSISIFR; encoded by the coding sequence ATGCAGTTTTCAAAAATGTTCGTATTAAATATGGGAATGCTTATCACGATTGCCTATCTCGCTAGTGTGTTCTATAAATATATCGTCATACGTACCTCATCCCGGGTGAAACAGATCGGTTCAGTGTTTCTCCTTATTTTTGCAGGTTGGATTAGTACGGTTCTTGGCTTTCAACTCACGGATGAAGTTGTCTTTGATCTTCGTTATGTCCCTTTAATTGTTGCCGTTCTGTCATACAGACAACCCTATAGCGTGATCATCGTGGGTGTTGGCATAGGGTTATCCAGGCTGAGCTTTGGTATCACGGATGCTACTGTGGCAGCGGTAATTAATATGTCTATTCTCGGTGTGATCTGTGCGGGATTGAATATATGGATGAGACGCAGCAACTTCAGTCTGATTAGTAAAGGCATCATTGTTATACTCATCGTCAATGTTGCCAATAGTGTAGGTATCGCTTTCCTGGGCGTCATCCCGGCTGCATACTTCTTCTCACATATTATGCCTTATACACTTCCTTCAGGCATTTTGTTAAGTTTGATGTTTGCATTTATTTTACGTGATTTTCAGAATGAACAGAATCGAATTTTGTTGATCCAGAGTACAAACAGGCTATTGTCCGTGCAAAAGGAAGAATTACAGAAAGCCCAGATTGTACTGGAGGATCGTGCAAAACAGTTGATGATTGCCTCACAATACAAATCCGAATTTCTCGCCAATATGTCACATGAATTGCGTACACCGCTCAATAGTGTCATTAACTTTGCCCAGATGATCAGTGAGAATGCTGATACGATGGATCAGGAGGACATTGTACGTTTCGCCACCATGATCGACCACTCCGGGCAGGAACTGCTCACGCTCATTAGCGATATTCTGGATCTGTCCAAAGTGGAAGCAGGTCGGCTGGATATTGTACTGGAGGATATCAGTGTGGCGCAACTTACAGAAGATGCGATGAATCATTTTCAATTGGTTGCCGAGAAAAAAGGTATTCAGTTGCACATGGATAAGAAACCGGGACTGCCGGAGACGCTCTGGTCTGATCCACAGCGGGTTCAACAGATATTGCGTAATCTGATGTCGAATGCCATCAAGTTCACTCATCGGGGGAAAGTTACGCTGACGGTCAGCACCAAGCAGATCAAGAAAGCAGGTATACAGACGCGATGGCTCGTTTTCTCCGTTGAGGACACAGGTATTGGGATTGCGGAGGACAAGCATCATTCCATATTCGAAGCATTTCAACAGGCTGACGGGTCGATTAGTCGAAAGTTTGGGGGACCGGACTTGGCCTGTCGATCAGTCGGGATCTGGCAAGATTACTGGGAGGATCAATTGAACTTGAGAGCATGGAAGGCAAGGGAAGCACCTTCCATCTCTATCTTCCGTTGA
- a CDS encoding HD domain-containing phosphohydrolase, with protein sequence MEVYRSFIFRLIRNYLIGTMAAVFVVGTMAMVSTLQIPNIQFVRLIFIVLISLLFMLVAELITLWIQLGPIRQFFASEHHEKDDLNRMYESVHRFPGQTIARIMGPHMLGFSIPAAGLTTWMISIGWLEFPYGYVVVAAACAVLIAVMHALMEYYLTVRAIRPLLLEIRHRGKVQYGMEPSLGGRILVSIQRKFQLSTALIGLFPLFLFFLATYIRLQYMDKEFAKEYILWGILIVILGAGFALVGSWLLIRDVRDPVAELTHEMNRIQEGDLGRRAPDLYADEFSALISGFNMMINRLEMRQERNRQLLQSYFSTLAAALDARDKYTAGHSMRVAEYSLMIGKLSGMDEEQADLLYKSALLHDIGKIGIPDEVLLKDGKLSDEEFAIIQTHPVQGESILLQIEPVDAMADFLPGVRSHHERYDGKGYPDGMVGEEIPLFGRIIAVADAFDAMTSDRPYRNGMSHERALTILEEGKGTQWDPYFAGLFIDEWRRQQHLQKPSKGGVS encoded by the coding sequence TTGGAAGTATACCGTTCATTTATCTTTCGCCTGATACGCAATTATCTGATCGGTACAATGGCAGCTGTTTTTGTTGTCGGTACAATGGCTATGGTATCTACCTTACAAATACCCAATATTCAATTTGTCCGACTCATCTTCATTGTATTGATATCGCTCCTGTTCATGCTGGTCGCAGAATTAATCACACTTTGGATACAACTAGGTCCCATCAGGCAATTTTTTGCTTCGGAGCATCATGAGAAAGATGATTTGAACCGCATGTATGAGAGCGTTCATCGTTTCCCCGGACAGACCATAGCCCGGATTATGGGTCCGCACATGCTTGGTTTTTCCATTCCGGCAGCCGGATTAACCACATGGATGATATCTATAGGATGGCTCGAGTTCCCTTACGGGTATGTTGTTGTGGCAGCTGCGTGTGCAGTTCTGATCGCCGTCATGCATGCGCTGATGGAGTATTACTTGACAGTGCGGGCGATTAGACCCCTGTTACTTGAGATTCGCCATCGAGGTAAAGTGCAATACGGGATGGAGCCTTCCCTGGGAGGTCGCATTCTGGTATCAATCCAGCGTAAATTTCAGTTGAGTACGGCACTGATTGGTCTGTTTCCTTTGTTTTTATTTTTCTTGGCTACCTATATTCGGCTTCAGTATATGGACAAAGAATTTGCGAAAGAATACATCCTGTGGGGCATTCTCATTGTCATTCTGGGCGCGGGATTTGCGCTGGTGGGCAGCTGGCTGTTGATTCGGGATGTTCGTGATCCGGTTGCTGAACTGACACACGAGATGAACCGTATTCAGGAGGGGGATCTTGGCAGAAGAGCTCCGGACCTGTATGCGGATGAATTCTCCGCATTGATCTCCGGGTTCAATATGATGATCAATCGGCTCGAGATGAGACAGGAACGCAATCGACAGCTGCTGCAAAGTTATTTTTCTACACTGGCGGCTGCATTGGACGCCCGGGATAAATATACGGCAGGCCATTCCATGCGTGTGGCAGAGTATTCGCTGATGATCGGCAAGCTGAGCGGAATGGACGAGGAACAGGCAGATTTGTTGTACAAATCAGCCCTGCTTCATGATATCGGGAAAATCGGCATACCCGATGAGGTGCTGCTGAAGGATGGAAAACTAAGCGATGAGGAATTCGCGATTATTCAGACACATCCTGTACAGGGAGAGAGCATTCTGCTCCAGATCGAACCCGTTGATGCCATGGCTGATTTTCTGCCAGGTGTACGATCTCACCATGAAAGATACGATGGCAAAGGATATCCGGATGGGATGGTTGGTGAGGAAATTCCCCTTTTTGGCCGCATCATTGCGGTAGCGGATGCCTTTGATGCCATGACGTCGGATCGACCCTATCGGAATGGAATGAGTCACGAGAGAGCGCTAACGATTTTGGAAGAAGGAAAAGGGACCCAATGGGATCCCTATTTTGCAGGTTTGTTTATTGATGAATGGAGACGTCAACAGCATCTTCAGAAGCCATCGAAGGGAGGGGTCAGTTGA
- a CDS encoding anti-sigma factor, which produces MSPGGEGIAGSDWLPATCGGTCGTAARHASTCAGQRARTCAGERRGEASGCPAQPEAPVVLQEDLAPQHARAAQPGPGLPPVTAVPAARAEEAAQAQPWQPQGRARARSSRAWRIASAGFAAAALVLGVYAAQLQSQIDSLTQQAAGSSATQEQLVQAQAQNAQLQEQLASALEPAQGMQTGEAVKLNPATQDIVAQGLATIVIDSKGTHLVVQAENLPNLEGNEAFQVWLIKGDTPQNAGTFLSRDGTGAVYYTLDSANDYDTVAITLEPDAMGEEPRGTMILAAKIKG; this is translated from the coding sequence ATGTCGCCAGGAGGTGAGGGAATTGCAGGAAGTGACTGGCTTCCTGCCACTTGCGGCGGAACCTGTGGCACCGCCGCCAGGCATGCGAGCACGTGTGCTGGGCAACGTGCTCGGACATGTGCAGGAGAGCGCCGAGGCGAAGCCAGCGGCTGCCCTGCACAGCCTGAAGCACCCGTGGTGCTTCAGGAGGATCTTGCGCCGCAGCACGCACGTGCGGCGCAGCCCGGGCCAGGCTTGCCGCCGGTAACGGCTGTGCCTGCGGCCCGGGCGGAAGAGGCTGCCCAGGCACAGCCATGGCAGCCTCAAGGGCGCGCGCGTGCGCGCAGCAGCCGCGCCTGGCGCATTGCCAGTGCTGGCTTTGCGGCAGCAGCGCTGGTGCTTGGCGTGTACGCGGCGCAGCTGCAGAGCCAGATCGACTCGCTGACGCAGCAAGCAGCGGGCTCGTCGGCTACGCAAGAGCAATTGGTGCAGGCACAGGCGCAGAATGCACAGCTGCAAGAGCAGCTGGCATCAGCGTTGGAACCTGCACAGGGCATGCAGACAGGCGAGGCAGTGAAGCTGAATCCTGCAACGCAGGATATTGTCGCTCAGGGACTCGCAACCATCGTAATTGACAGCAAAGGCACTCACCTGGTTGTGCAGGCAGAGAACCTGCCGAATCTGGAAGGCAACGAAGCATTTCAGGTCTGGTTAATCAAGGGTGATACCCCTCAGAATGCAGGGACTTTCCTGAGCCGTGACGGCACGGGTGCGGTATACTACACATTGGATTCGGCCAACGACTATGATACGGTCGCCATCACACTTGAACCGGATGCCATGGGAGAAGAGCCGCGCGGTACGATGATTCTGGCTGCCAAGATCAAAGGTTGA
- a CDS encoding sigma-70 family RNA polymerase sigma factor: MTESMEDSRLMRQIAERDASALELLYDRYERAVYSFAYRIVGDPMTAEETVQELFMRVWNNAERYDASQGKLTTWMFAITRNIAVDMLRRKSKGAAATSVEHETLAAYADEHTNTEEEVQRKWEGTRIKEALSQLNGDQQQVIESIYYAGLTQQEVSSRFGIPLGTVKSRVRLAMRQLQKLLADAELHPDAGREGIHP, translated from the coding sequence ATGACTGAATCGATGGAGGACAGCAGGTTAATGCGGCAGATTGCGGAACGTGATGCCTCCGCACTGGAGCTTTTATATGACCGTTATGAGCGGGCGGTGTATTCTTTTGCCTATCGGATCGTTGGCGATCCCATGACGGCAGAAGAGACCGTTCAAGAGCTATTTATGCGGGTCTGGAATAATGCCGAACGATACGATGCCTCACAGGGGAAGCTGACCACATGGATGTTTGCGATTACGCGTAACATTGCAGTGGACATGCTGAGGCGAAAATCGAAAGGGGCAGCGGCTACTTCAGTTGAACACGAGACACTGGCGGCCTATGCCGATGAGCATACGAATACGGAAGAAGAAGTGCAGCGTAAATGGGAAGGCACCCGAATCAAAGAGGCGCTGTCCCAACTGAATGGTGATCAGCAACAAGTGATAGAATCGATATATTATGCGGGATTAACCCAGCAAGAAGTATCCAGCCGATTCGGGATTCCGTTGGGTACAGTAAAGAGCCGTGTCAGGCTTGCCATGCGACAGCTCCAAAAGTTGCTGGCCGATGCTGAATTGCATCCGGACGCGGGAAGGGAGGGCATACATCCATGA
- a CDS encoding sporulation protein YjcZ, whose amino-acid sequence MMHGYQQGCGVSYGHGGGSWGSMGTILVLFILLVIISKTMFI is encoded by the coding sequence ATGATGCACGGTTATCAACAGGGTTGTGGAGTATCCTATGGGCATGGCGGCGGAAGTTGGGGTTCCATGGGTACGATCCTTGTACTGTTCATCTTGCTGGTTATTATCTCCAAAACGATGTTTATCTAA